CGCTCCTCGGCGGAGAGCTGGCATGGCACATCGTGCTGGTCTCAATGCTGTTCGTGGCCGGCGTGTTCGGCATCCTGGCGTACGCGGACGATCGCGGCTATTCGATCGAGCTGGCGCGGACCATGGCCGTCAACACGATCGTGGTCATGGAGATCTTCCACCTCTTCTTCATCCGCAACATCCACGGCACTTCGCTCACCTGGAAGCTCGCGCGCGGCACGAAGGTCGTGTGGCTCACCGTCGCCACTGTCACTGGCGCCCAGTTCGCGATCACCTACGTTCCTCTGTTCCAGGCCGTGTTCGGTACCGCGCCGGTGCCTTTCCTGGATGGACTTCTGATCGTCGGGACGGGTGTGGCACTGTTCGCGATCGTCGAGATCGAGAAGCAGCTTCGATTGCGGCTGCGGGATATGCGGGAGGGTTGGCCAAGCCGAAGGTGACGGACGAGCGGGAAGCCGTGACTGCCGCCGCTCCGGCAAGGAACACCGAGGACTGCATCGAGGCCCCCATTGCCTGCGAGACACCACCTACCGGAACTCTGGCATCCCGGCGGCCCATGCGCTTGGCTCGATGCCGGAGTCGGGCCATCGGGGGGGTTCCATGCAATGGGATTGGCCTCGGCTATGCCGGCCGATTCAAGGCGATTCCGGGAAAGATTCTCGAGAACGGGGCGCGGCCCTCGAGCGGCAGGCCTGCGGCGGCTGAGAGGCCCGCGGGAATCGTGGACGTGACTCCAGTTAGACTACCGACCGGTGTTGCCAGGAGCCGGGCCGGAATCACGCCCTGCGAGGGATTCGAACAACGAGTCGACAAGCCGAGGCGGGGGGTCGCCCGTCCATGGTCTTGCCCAGGTTCAGATGAACAGAAGAAGAACGCTGCTTTGCGCCTCTGTGCTCGCCGGGTACTGGCCGCCAGCCGGGTCCGGGCGACTCTCGCTTCGCTATGGCGGCGATGCCGCTTTTGCACCTTTCGAATCGCTCGACGAACGTGACCGGCCTGCCGGCTTCCAGATCGATCTCCTTGCCGAACTGAGCAAGGTCCTGGGCATCGGGTTCGAGGTCCAGCTCGGACCCTGGTCCCGGACCGAAGCGGACTTCCGGGCGGGAAAACTCGACGTGGTGGCCATGGTGGAAACAGCGCCCCGACGTGCCTGGGCCCGGTTCGTCCGCGCGCATGCCTCGCCGTTGATGGCCATCTACCATCCGGCGGACCGGCCCGATCCGCAAGGACTTCCGGAGCTGGCAGGCCTGCGCATCGCAATGCTCGACAACGATCCGATGCGGGATACGGTCCACAGTTGGCTTCAGGGTGTGCCTGACATCACCCGGGTGCCGGCGGCAGATTCCGCCGGCGTGCTCCAGGCTGTTCGCGACGGCCGCGCGGACGTGGCGCTTCTGCTGCGCGCCTTCGGCGATGCTCCGCTCCTTCACCAGGCAGAGGGTCTCAGGGCCTCGCACCTGAGTTCCCCTCCAGAGCTACGCATTCGCGGTGGCGCCAGAACGCACCGAGCTGGCGGCGCGGTTGCAGACCGGACTGGATGTTCTCGAAGGCGATGGCCGGCTGGAAGCACTGCGGGTCCGCTGGCTGAGCAGCCACCGCGATATCGCCGAGCACGATCGGCTCGAACAGGGTCTCGTTCTGCAGCGATCGAAGACGTTCGTTGCCTGGGGAGCCACGGGCGCAGCGACCCTCTTGCTGGGGAGCGCGCTTTGGCGTCGCAACCGGCGCGTGGCGTTCGAGCGTTCGCAACGGCAGGAGGCCGAAAGCGCCCTGAGCCGGGCCAATGCGCTGCTGGATCAGTCTTTCGAACAGCATCCCGATCCGATGCTCCTGGTCGAATCCGGTTCCGGCATCGTCCGCGATGCCAATGCCTCGCTCCTGCGGCTCCTGGACCTCCCGGCCGATCGCCTCATCGGGAGACCGATCCGGGAGATGGGCCGGCACGTCGAAGCGGACGTGGTCGAGGAACTGGTCTCGACGCTCGCTGCCGACGGGTCACTGGACGGCACGCCGGTCCGGTTGCGTCGAGCGGACGGCGACCCGAGAGATTGCCTCGTCAGCGCGGACCGGTTCGACATCGACGGACGGCCGCATGTGTTCTGCATCGTTCGCGACATCACGGATCAGCTCTCCGCGGACCGGGTACTGCGGGCCGGTTACGACCAGCTCGCGTCCGAGCTGGAGCACGCCCGGGAAGAGAGCCGGGCGGCGCGTGCGGCACAGGCGGAAGCAGAAGGGGCCCTGCAGGAGTTCACCCGGATGGTGTCCCACGATCTCAGGTCGCCGCTCAACGCGGTCCAGGGATACTCGGGACTTCTGCGCACGCGCCTGCAATCCGGCCGGGTGGACGAAGCCATGGGATTCGCAGACCGCATCGACGCGGCCGCACGGCGCATGACGGCGATGATCAATGCGCTGAGGCAGCTTGCGCAGATCTCGCGTGCGCCGCTCAATCGGCAGGTCCTCGATATGGAAGCGCAGGCATCCGATGTGTGGGACATGCTGAGTGCCGCGAACCCCGGACGACAGGTGGCCTTCAGGCTGGAACCGCTCCCGCGGACCCTGGCCGACCCGGAACTCGTCGCGCAGATCTGGCAGAACCTGCTCGGAAATGCCGCCAAGTACAGCGCGAAGGTCCAGCAGCCCATGGTCAAGGTGGACAGCCATGCCGATGCGCGCGGTACTTGGTACCGCATCACCGACAACGGAGCGGGTTTCGACATGAGCCAGGCGCAGAGTCTGTTCCTGCCGTTCCAGCGCATGCACTCTTCCCGGGAATTCGAGGGTACCGGGGTGGGACTGAGCGTCGTGCGGCGCATTGTCGATCACCACGGCGGCGACGTCCGCCTGCGCAGTGCGCGCGGGTGGGAACGGTCGCGGAATTCACGCTGGACCCGCTTCCGCCGGGCGGGTAGGGAACCCGGAACGATCGGCCTACGTACATCCATGCAGGAGAGACCTTTCAATTGAACCCGTCCAGATTGCTGCTTGTCCTTCCGCTGTTGTGTCCTCTTTGCGTTGCGGCCGAAGAGCCGACGGTTCCGGTCCGGGCGACGGAGGGGGCGCCGGCGCTCCCCCGGATACAGCCGTGGGGTTTCGACCTTGCCGGCCGCGACCTGAGCGTGTCGCCCGGCCAGGACTTCAACCTGCACGCAAGCGGTTCCTACTACCGCAACACCCCCATCCCCGACGACAAGATCGCCATCGGCGGATTCATGACGCTGATCGAGCAGGCCGAGAAGCAGGTCCTGGCGATTGTGGAGGAGGAAGCAGCACTGACCCGCCCCGAGGGCGACGATGCCCTGGTCGGTACCCTCTACCGCAGCTTCATGGACGAGTCCCGGATCGAGGCGCTCGACGATTCGCCGCTTCGCGCCGGCATCGAACGCATCCGCGCGGCCTCCACGCGCGAACTCCAGGCGCGGCTGATGGGTGACGCGCACGGCGGGATGGGCGGGAGCTTCTTCGTGAACGAGGTGATGGGCGACATGAAGGAACCGTCGCGCAACGCCCTGTATGTCGCGGCGGCGGGTCTGGGCATGCCCGACCGGGACTTCTATCTGGCGGAGCCGTTCGAGCCGGTGCGCTCGGCGTATCGCAGCTATCTCGAGGCCTTGCTGACTTCCATCAGATGGCCCGCCGCCCGGCAGGCGGCGGCGGAGGTATGGGAACTGGAACTGCGGA
Above is a window of Betaproteobacteria bacterium DNA encoding:
- a CDS encoding PAS domain S-box protein; amino-acid sequence: MAPERTELAARLQTGLDVLEGDGRLEALRVRWLSSHRDIAEHDRLEQGLVLQRSKTFVAWGATGAATLLLGSALWRRNRRVAFERSQRQEAESALSRANALLDQSFEQHPDPMLLVESGSGIVRDANASLLRLLDLPADRLIGRPIREMGRHVEADVVEELVSTLAADGSLDGTPVRLRRADGDPRDCLVSADRFDIDGRPHVFCIVRDITDQLSADRVLRAGYDQLASELEHAREESRAARAAQAEAEGALQEFTRMVSHDLRSPLNAVQGYSGLLRTRLQSGRVDEAMGFADRIDAAARRMTAMINALRQLAQISRAPLNRQVLDMEAQASDVWDMLSAANPGRQVAFRLEPLPRTLADPELVAQIWQNLLGNAAKYSAKVQQPMVKVDSHADARGTWYRITDNGAGFDMSQAQSLFLPFQRMHSSREFEGTGVGLSVVRRIVDHHGGDVRLRSARGWERSRNSRWTRFRRAGREPGTIGLRTSMQERPFN